The Micromonospora sp. WMMD961 genome has a segment encoding these proteins:
- a CDS encoding M14 family metallopeptidase, whose protein sequence is MRPRRLAIASVVTLLGALALTPPASAKPPSEPTARDGLEVYVGTVDAKQRDQLRAAGVDLGHDAKTDAAGRTAVETVLSRRQAKRLTDQGVPLSVKKVRGKDASQALREQAAAGWSSFRPYGEPGGIRDELNAAAARYPKLTKVQTIGRSHQGQPILAVKVTKNARTVADGKRPAVLYVGAQHAREWITPEMTRRLMHHVLDSYGSDREITKLLDTTELWFIPVANPDGYDYTFTPGNRLWRKNLRDNDGDGQIGPGDGVDPNRNFAYKWGYDNEGSSPDPNSETYRGPGPNSEPETVALDRLFKRVGFEFLVNYHSAAELLLYGIGWQVSTPSPDDEIYKAMVGDDAHPAVPGYDPDISAELYTTNGDTDTHATIRYGTLGFTPEMSTCEAASAVDPDDEWRPEDCVSGFIFPDDEELIAGEVNKNLPFALAVAKSAADPDEPVSVVGRSTPDFVVDAFDTSYGRTQQVAAITRRALKNVKMHYTVNGGRPKTVAVREWRGGERYGDTHDDYYAELRGTVGGTKPGDRVEVWFTGNKPRSGVVASEHFTYQVHTDVGGDVLVLAMEDVTGLSPAQTGTTAKYADEVAASLSAAGRSSDVYDFDAMGRKAPHPLGVLSHYKAVVWETGDDVILRSPGQVAGTTAKAALETELAVRDYLNEGGKLLVSGQYALFAQGANGSYVYHPDAPPECTDADDPICLPLLNDFQQYWLGAYTYVSDGGTSTEGDPFPVAGRDDAFAGFDGQLNAPGSAENQGHTASFLTTSSFLPPDEFPQFASSAPVGWTRPGGAPFDPRTGEWYLHSGQADESYKRLTRTVDLSGASSGELRFFTSYEIEQNWDFLFVEAHEVGSDDWTTLPDVNGKTSTVTGESCASGWDELHPFLAHYQGADCSPTGSTGSWNAATGTSSGWKEFVVDLTAYAGKQVEVSITYTSDWATQGLGVFLDDARVVVDGSTVAETSFESADLGGWTVAGPPAGSGGNANDWSRSQQAFEEGSVVVTGDTVYLGFGLEGLPPAARDDLVARSLTHLTGQPRP, encoded by the coding sequence ATGAGACCGAGACGACTGGCGATCGCCAGCGTGGTCACCCTGCTCGGCGCACTGGCACTGACCCCACCCGCCAGCGCGAAGCCACCGTCCGAACCGACCGCCCGCGACGGCCTGGAGGTGTACGTCGGCACGGTCGACGCGAAACAGCGGGACCAGCTACGCGCGGCGGGGGTCGACCTCGGCCACGACGCGAAGACGGACGCGGCCGGCCGCACAGCGGTCGAGACGGTGCTCAGCCGCCGGCAGGCGAAGCGGCTCACCGACCAGGGCGTCCCGTTGTCGGTGAAGAAGGTGCGCGGCAAGGACGCGTCGCAGGCGCTGCGGGAGCAGGCGGCGGCCGGCTGGTCGTCGTTTCGCCCCTACGGGGAGCCGGGCGGCATCCGGGACGAACTGAACGCCGCCGCGGCCCGTTACCCCAAGCTGACCAAGGTGCAGACGATCGGTCGCAGCCATCAGGGGCAGCCGATCCTCGCCGTGAAGGTCACCAAGAACGCGCGGACCGTCGCGGACGGGAAGCGACCGGCGGTGCTCTACGTCGGCGCCCAGCACGCCCGGGAGTGGATCACGCCGGAGATGACCCGCCGGCTGATGCACCACGTGCTGGACAGCTACGGCAGCGACCGGGAGATCACCAAACTCCTGGATACGACCGAGCTGTGGTTCATCCCGGTGGCCAATCCGGACGGCTACGACTACACCTTCACGCCCGGCAACCGGCTGTGGCGCAAGAACCTGCGGGACAACGATGGCGACGGCCAGATCGGCCCCGGCGACGGCGTCGACCCGAACCGCAACTTCGCCTACAAGTGGGGGTACGACAACGAGGGCTCGTCGCCCGACCCCAACAGCGAGACCTACCGGGGGCCGGGGCCCAACTCGGAGCCGGAGACCGTAGCCCTGGATCGACTCTTCAAGCGGGTCGGGTTCGAGTTCCTCGTCAACTACCACTCGGCGGCCGAGCTGCTGCTCTACGGCATCGGTTGGCAGGTAAGCACTCCCAGCCCGGACGACGAGATCTACAAGGCGATGGTCGGGGACGACGCGCACCCGGCGGTGCCCGGTTACGACCCGGACATCTCCGCCGAGCTGTACACCACCAACGGTGACACCGACACCCACGCCACCATCCGGTATGGCACGCTGGGCTTCACCCCCGAGATGTCCACCTGTGAGGCCGCCTCGGCGGTCGACCCGGACGACGAGTGGCGCCCGGAGGACTGCGTCAGCGGGTTCATCTTCCCCGACGACGAGGAACTGATCGCCGGCGAGGTCAACAAGAACCTGCCCTTCGCGCTGGCCGTGGCCAAGTCGGCGGCGGACCCGGACGAGCCGGTCTCGGTGGTCGGCCGCAGCACCCCGGACTTCGTGGTGGACGCCTTCGACACGTCGTACGGGCGCACCCAGCAGGTCGCCGCGATCACCCGGCGGGCGCTGAAGAACGTCAAGATGCACTACACGGTCAACGGCGGGCGACCGAAGACCGTCGCGGTCCGCGAGTGGCGCGGCGGTGAGCGGTACGGCGACACGCACGACGACTACTACGCGGAGCTTCGCGGCACGGTCGGCGGCACGAAGCCGGGAGACCGGGTGGAGGTCTGGTTCACCGGCAACAAACCCCGGTCCGGCGTGGTCGCAAGCGAACACTTCACCTACCAGGTGCACACCGACGTCGGCGGTGACGTGCTGGTCCTCGCCATGGAGGACGTCACCGGTCTCAGCCCCGCACAGACCGGCACCACCGCGAAGTACGCCGACGAGGTCGCGGCGTCGCTGAGCGCCGCCGGGCGCAGCAGCGACGTGTACGACTTCGACGCCATGGGCCGCAAGGCACCACACCCGCTCGGTGTGCTGTCGCACTACAAGGCCGTGGTGTGGGAGACCGGTGACGACGTGATCCTGCGCTCCCCCGGCCAGGTCGCCGGCACCACGGCCAAGGCGGCGCTGGAGACCGAACTGGCCGTCCGGGACTACCTGAACGAGGGTGGGAAGCTCCTGGTCAGCGGCCAGTACGCGTTGTTCGCCCAGGGCGCCAACGGTTCGTACGTCTACCACCCCGACGCGCCGCCGGAGTGCACCGACGCCGACGATCCCATCTGCCTGCCGCTGCTCAACGACTTCCAGCAGTACTGGTTGGGGGCGTACACCTACGTCAGCGACGGCGGCACCTCAACAGAGGGCGACCCGTTCCCGGTCGCCGGACGCGACGACGCGTTCGCCGGCTTCGACGGGCAGCTCAACGCGCCCGGTTCGGCGGAGAACCAGGGGCACACCGCGTCGTTCCTGACCACGTCGAGTTTCCTGCCTCCGGACGAGTTCCCGCAGTTCGCCAGCTCCGCGCCGGTGGGCTGGACGCGACCGGGTGGCGCGCCGTTCGATCCGCGTACGGGTGAGTGGTACCTGCACAGCGGGCAGGCCGACGAGTCGTACAAGCGACTCACCCGTACCGTCGACCTCAGCGGGGCGAGCAGCGGGGAGCTGCGCTTCTTCACCTCGTACGAGATCGAGCAGAACTGGGACTTCCTCTTCGTCGAGGCCCACGAAGTGGGCAGCGACGACTGGACGACCCTGCCGGACGTGAACGGCAAGACCAGCACGGTCACCGGGGAGAGCTGCGCCTCGGGTTGGGACGAGTTGCACCCGTTCCTGGCCCACTACCAGGGCGCGGACTGCTCCCCCACCGGCAGCACCGGAAGCTGGAACGCGGCGACCGGGACGTCGAGCGGCTGGAAGGAGTTCGTGGTCGACCTGACCGCGTACGCCGGCAAGCAGGTCGAGGTGTCGATCACGTACACCTCGGACTGGGCCACCCAGGGCCTTGGCGTCTTCCTGGACGACGCCCGGGTGGTGGTCGACGGGTCGACCGTCGCGGAGACCTCGTTCGAGTCCGCCGACCTGGGAGGCTGGACGGTGGCCGGGCCGCCGGCCGGCTCCGGTGGCAACGCCAACGACTGGTCGCGCAGCCAGCAGGCGTTCGAAGAGGGCTCGGTGGTGGTCACCGGCGACACGGTGTACCTGGGCTTCGGGTTGGAGGGCCTCCCCCCGGCGGCCCGCGATGACCTGGTCGCCCGC
- the metK gene encoding methionine adenosyltransferase — protein MSGRLFTSESVTEGHPDKVADQISDGILDALLTIDPRSRVAVETLLTTGQVHVAGEVATTAQVDIPEIVRRLIIDIGYDSSAKGFDGASCGVSVSIGKQSPDIAQGVDSAIEMRSGSSSTLDTQGAGDQGMMFGFACSETPELMPLPIALAHRLARRLAAVRKNGTIPYLRPDGKTQVTIEYEGMRPVRLHTVVVSTQHAPNIALESLLTPDIREQVIAPELEGLDLDTDGYRLLVNPTGRFEVGGPMGDAGLTGRKIIVDTYGGYARHGGGAFSGKDPSKVDRSAAYATRWVAKNVVAAGLAERCEVQVAYAIGKAHPVSLSVETFGTENVSVSTIRKSITEVFDLRPAAIVRDLDLLRPIYRQTAAYGHFGRELADFTWEGASRAIALKSSAL, from the coding sequence GTGTCAGGCCGCCTTTTCACGTCCGAGTCAGTCACCGAGGGGCATCCTGACAAGGTTGCTGACCAGATCAGCGACGGCATCCTGGACGCGTTGCTCACCATCGACCCCCGTAGCCGGGTCGCCGTCGAAACCCTCCTCACCACCGGTCAGGTGCACGTTGCCGGCGAAGTGGCGACGACGGCGCAGGTGGACATACCCGAGATCGTCCGCCGGCTTATCATCGACATCGGATACGACTCCTCGGCCAAAGGATTCGACGGCGCTTCCTGCGGTGTGAGCGTCTCGATCGGCAAACAGTCTCCGGACATTGCCCAGGGCGTTGACAGCGCGATCGAGATGCGATCCGGTTCGTCCAGCACACTGGACACCCAGGGCGCCGGTGACCAGGGCATGATGTTTGGCTTCGCCTGCTCGGAAACCCCGGAGCTGATGCCTCTGCCGATCGCGCTCGCGCACCGACTGGCACGTCGACTCGCTGCCGTACGTAAGAACGGCACCATTCCCTATCTTCGTCCCGACGGCAAGACGCAGGTCACGATCGAGTACGAGGGAATGCGTCCGGTCCGTCTGCACACGGTGGTCGTCTCCACCCAGCACGCCCCGAACATCGCCCTGGAGTCGCTGCTCACGCCGGACATCCGGGAACAGGTCATCGCCCCGGAACTCGAGGGTCTCGACCTGGACACGGACGGATACCGGCTGCTGGTCAACCCGACCGGCCGGTTCGAGGTCGGTGGGCCGATGGGCGATGCCGGCCTGACAGGGCGAAAGATCATCGTCGACACCTACGGCGGCTACGCCCGGCACGGCGGCGGCGCGTTTTCCGGAAAGGACCCGTCCAAGGTGGACCGGTCCGCGGCGTACGCCACGCGGTGGGTGGCCAAGAACGTGGTGGCCGCGGGTCTGGCCGAGCGCTGTGAGGTGCAGGTCGCCTATGCCATCGGCAAGGCACACCCCGTCAGCCTCTCCGTGGAGACCTTCGGCACGGAGAACGTGTCCGTGTCGACGATCAGAAAGAGCATCACCGAGGTCTTCGATCTGCGTCCGGCGGCGATCGTCCGAGACCTGGACCTGCTCCGCCCGATCTATCGACAGACTGCGGCGTACGGACACTTCGGCCGTGAGTTGGCCGATTTCACCTGGGAAGGTGCCAGCCGTGCGATCGCCCTCAAGTCCAGTGCCCTCTGA
- a CDS encoding glycosyltransferase: MPSEHGYRVLATSAYFEPGYRAGGPVRSLTSMVDGLPSDVRLTLVTSDRDLGCREPYAGLSGLWTTRSRSRVFYLNRRSPRHWLRIWRDQRSAGPFDLLYVNSVWQPTFSLLPVLATILGLVAAKRILIAPRGEFSPGALRIRSHKKRLFLALWRRLLVRRDVLWHATNDREAAHIRALVPGARIVLRENQTLLPVDPAPPVQHEDAHLRLVFISRITPMKNLDLVLRALRSVTRPLSLDIHGPVDDPSYWRECQRLCDELPATVTVRYRGPVPPTEVRATFTRYDAFVLPTRGENFGHVIAESLSASCPVVCSAETPWTDVLEGGGGVVLPANSAAELSRVIERMAADGVAERHARRVAAGEAYRAWRAGQSTHSVIDLVRTDTLAEVTGSPAQERAVRVPGGTTAVRERS, from the coding sequence GTGCCCTCTGAGCACGGCTACCGGGTGCTGGCTACGTCGGCGTACTTCGAACCCGGTTATCGGGCCGGCGGTCCGGTGCGATCCCTGACCTCCATGGTCGACGGGTTACCGTCGGACGTACGCCTGACGCTGGTCACCAGTGATCGTGATCTCGGTTGTCGGGAGCCGTATGCGGGCCTGTCCGGACTGTGGACGACACGGTCCCGGTCCCGGGTCTTCTATCTGAACCGCCGTAGCCCGCGGCACTGGTTGCGCATCTGGCGCGATCAGCGGTCGGCCGGCCCGTTCGACCTGCTCTACGTCAACAGCGTCTGGCAGCCGACCTTCTCGTTGCTGCCGGTGCTGGCGACCATCCTGGGGTTGGTTGCCGCGAAGCGGATCCTCATCGCACCGCGCGGAGAGTTCTCGCCCGGGGCACTCCGCATCCGGTCGCACAAGAAGAGGCTGTTCCTGGCCCTCTGGCGTCGGCTCCTGGTTCGGCGCGACGTCCTGTGGCACGCGACGAACGATCGCGAGGCCGCCCACATCCGCGCGCTCGTTCCCGGCGCGCGGATCGTGCTACGCGAGAACCAGACCCTGCTACCGGTGGACCCCGCACCGCCGGTGCAGCACGAGGACGCTCACCTACGACTCGTCTTCATCAGCCGCATCACGCCGATGAAGAACCTCGATCTGGTGCTGCGGGCCCTGAGGTCGGTCACCCGACCGCTGAGTCTCGACATCCACGGGCCGGTGGACGACCCGTCGTACTGGCGGGAATGCCAACGGCTGTGCGATGAGCTACCCGCCACGGTGACGGTCCGGTACCGCGGTCCGGTGCCTCCAACCGAGGTCCGCGCCACGTTCACGCGATACGACGCCTTCGTCCTACCCACCCGTGGGGAGAATTTCGGGCACGTCATCGCCGAGAGTCTGTCCGCCTCGTGTCCCGTGGTCTGCTCGGCGGAGACACCGTGGACGGATGTGCTCGAAGGCGGCGGCGGTGTCGTCCTCCCCGCGAACTCCGCCGCCGAGCTGAGCCGGGTCATCGAGCGCATGGCGGCCGACGGTGTCGCCGAGCGTCACGCGAGGCGGGTCGCGGCCGGCGAGGCCTACCGCGCCTGGCGGGCCGGGCAGTCGACGCACAGCGTGATCGATCTCGTACGCACCGACACGCTCGCCGAGGTGACCGGTTCACCAGCGCAGGAGCGCGCTGTACGCGTACCGGGCGGCACGACCGCCGTCCGGGAGAGGAGCTGA
- a CDS encoding glycosyltransferase family 4 protein, with translation MAEVLFIVEVPTPYRNPVLDHLHLTGLDVHALYHRGDAGRGWGAAVPAHPHEVVNGGAASRCVTLVRAALRSDLRVVCCFGYARLANVLAVLAARLRGAQVVLRSDSNWLDERRRPAVRRWGKRLLLQAIFGRRARVWTVGAQNDRYWAAYGFGNRHLIPFGLPRPPVASQEQAAALRTRHALGGGLVILFVGRLAPAKGLDTLLSAFALFADSAARLVIVGQGPQRPLVDHAAAADPRIRVLGALPQDELGPIFAAADLFVLPSRYEPWGLVVAEAQANGVRVAVSDVVGCHADRVTTDNGWVFPAGAADRLAEVFVEARDLKGLRRIRVPATPAFNAGPAMAADLVAMGAQVTSRRARPVPEYENERC, from the coding sequence GTGGCGGAGGTGCTCTTCATAGTGGAGGTGCCCACTCCCTACCGGAATCCGGTCCTCGACCATCTGCACCTCACGGGTCTGGACGTGCACGCTCTCTATCACCGGGGCGACGCGGGTCGTGGTTGGGGCGCGGCCGTGCCGGCTCATCCGCACGAGGTGGTCAATGGCGGGGCGGCGTCGAGATGCGTGACTCTGGTGCGTGCCGCGCTCCGTTCCGACCTGAGAGTCGTCTGCTGCTTCGGCTACGCCCGGCTCGCGAACGTTCTCGCCGTACTCGCCGCCCGGCTGCGCGGCGCCCAGGTGGTGCTCCGGTCCGACAGCAACTGGCTCGACGAGCGGCGACGGCCCGCAGTGCGACGATGGGGAAAGCGACTGCTGCTGCAGGCGATCTTCGGACGGCGGGCCCGGGTGTGGACCGTGGGAGCGCAGAACGACCGGTACTGGGCGGCGTACGGCTTCGGCAACCGACACCTGATCCCGTTCGGTCTGCCCAGGCCCCCCGTCGCGAGCCAGGAGCAGGCCGCGGCGCTGCGGACCCGGCACGCCCTCGGCGGCGGTCTCGTCATCCTGTTCGTGGGGCGACTCGCACCTGCCAAGGGACTGGATACCCTGCTGTCCGCCTTCGCGCTGTTCGCCGATTCCGCGGCGCGGCTGGTGATCGTGGGACAAGGGCCGCAACGACCTCTGGTCGACCACGCCGCCGCCGCTGATCCGCGCATCCGCGTCCTGGGCGCGCTGCCGCAGGACGAGCTCGGCCCGATCTTCGCGGCGGCCGATCTCTTCGTGCTGCCGTCGCGCTACGAGCCGTGGGGTCTCGTTGTCGCGGAGGCACAGGCCAACGGCGTGCGGGTCGCCGTCAGTGACGTCGTCGGATGTCATGCCGATCGCGTCACCACGGACAACGGTTGGGTGTTTCCCGCAGGTGCGGCCGACCGGCTCGCGGAGGTGTTCGTCGAGGCCCGCGACCTGAAAGGTCTCCGCCGGATCCGCGTGCCGGCGACCCCGGCCTTCAATGCCGGCCCGGCCATGGCCGCTGACCTCGTGGCGATGGGCGCCCAGGTGACTTCGAGAAGGGCACGCCCCGTGCCGGAGTACGAGAACGAAAGGTGTTGA
- a CDS encoding class I SAM-dependent methyltransferase: MRRPSVLDRVRARVPGVPRSGREVLTSLQVLSTLRAKGWHRSVAGGAPSGSDGGPRPWLTYAAMHWLATHVGADRRVFEYGAGSSTAWFADALRVREIVAVEHDAEWFRRVPQPRHGRVVHVPCDGTWWEADGAAPYVRAIEAGAPWDVIIIDGMARTTCSRLAHEYLTPSGLVVLDDTDRPTTRPADDALTAQGFGRLDFWGFKPGLGVDACTTVFSRDFNAWMVPATDAVR; the protein is encoded by the coding sequence ATGAGACGTCCGTCGGTGCTGGACAGGGTTCGCGCGCGTGTGCCCGGCGTACCACGCAGCGGCCGGGAGGTGCTGACCTCGCTGCAGGTGCTGTCGACCCTGCGGGCGAAGGGTTGGCACAGGTCGGTCGCGGGCGGGGCGCCGAGCGGGTCGGACGGCGGGCCACGCCCCTGGTTGACCTACGCGGCGATGCACTGGCTCGCCACGCACGTCGGCGCCGATCGCCGCGTGTTCGAGTACGGTGCGGGCTCCTCGACCGCATGGTTCGCCGACGCGCTGCGGGTGCGGGAGATCGTGGCCGTCGAACACGACGCCGAGTGGTTCCGCCGGGTCCCGCAGCCTCGCCACGGGCGGGTGGTGCACGTGCCCTGCGACGGGACCTGGTGGGAGGCGGACGGCGCCGCCCCCTACGTACGGGCCATCGAGGCAGGCGCACCCTGGGACGTGATCATCATCGACGGGATGGCGCGGACGACCTGCTCCCGCCTGGCGCACGAGTACCTGACGCCCTCGGGACTGGTGGTGCTCGACGACACCGATCGCCCGACGACACGTCCGGCGGACGACGCCCTGACCGCTCAGGGTTTCGGCCGGCTGGACTTCTGGGGCTTCAAGCCCGGGTTGGGTGTCGACGCCTGCACGACGGTGTTCAGCCGCGACTTCAACGCGTGGATGGTGCCGGCGACAGACGCCGTCCGCTAG
- a CDS encoding oligosaccharide flippase family protein encodes MIGRGGLAAQTVTLVVAGAGSQALYAVLVALVASRAGPAAFGMAAGAMGIGGMLVGVVDFGFNAFSVRELAAGRISEESYWNRLRVLFAVAVAGALVISVAALATPWPELGLVVALVLLSRTAINGVVVPLRATRRVLKVAAVLLLERLVALVLAVVLLVTTGVGALPTLWWSLVGGAFAALAAGILLGGPRRLRWVPTGLTAPWRATAGYGRFSLAVSATSLDVTLLAATGGSAQAGIYSAVSRWTQPVQFFAQAYSSAAAPAIAQAPSSRVALQAVRRSLWLLCGAVVTCAVLVLLAPTAVSLVLGDTYRQSAEVLVVLSIGAAVVVVNQPLATFLQARGHENVVGICTVGTVSLQLVGVCVTAGPFGAQGAAWSYGVGQIALTVLLATYASLLVRRHRRDGAQQPDPGVREPVLAADARGTGT; translated from the coding sequence ATGATCGGCCGCGGCGGCCTCGCGGCTCAGACCGTGACCCTGGTCGTCGCGGGAGCCGGTTCCCAGGCGCTGTACGCGGTCCTCGTCGCGCTGGTCGCGAGTCGGGCGGGACCCGCCGCGTTCGGCATGGCCGCCGGCGCGATGGGCATCGGGGGGATGCTGGTCGGAGTCGTGGACTTCGGCTTCAACGCCTTCTCGGTGCGGGAACTCGCCGCTGGTCGGATCAGTGAGGAGAGCTACTGGAATCGGCTGCGGGTGCTGTTCGCCGTGGCCGTCGCCGGCGCACTCGTCATCTCGGTAGCGGCATTGGCGACTCCGTGGCCGGAACTCGGTCTGGTGGTCGCCCTGGTCCTGCTCAGCCGGACGGCGATCAACGGCGTGGTCGTGCCGCTACGAGCTACCCGTCGGGTGCTGAAGGTCGCCGCGGTTCTCCTGTTGGAGCGCCTGGTGGCGCTCGTCCTGGCGGTCGTGCTCCTGGTGACCACCGGCGTCGGCGCGCTGCCGACGCTGTGGTGGTCACTGGTCGGCGGTGCGTTCGCCGCATTGGCTGCCGGCATCCTGCTCGGCGGACCACGCCGACTTCGCTGGGTGCCCACCGGCCTGACCGCACCGTGGCGGGCGACGGCGGGGTACGGCAGGTTCTCGTTGGCCGTCAGCGCCACCTCGCTGGACGTCACGTTGCTCGCGGCGACCGGCGGCAGCGCGCAGGCGGGCATCTACAGCGCGGTGTCCCGCTGGACCCAGCCCGTCCAGTTCTTCGCCCAGGCATATTCGTCCGCCGCCGCACCCGCCATCGCCCAGGCGCCCTCCTCCCGGGTCGCGCTGCAGGCGGTGCGCAGATCCCTCTGGCTTCTCTGCGGAGCAGTCGTCACGTGTGCCGTTCTGGTCCTGCTCGCACCCACCGCGGTCTCACTGGTGCTCGGTGACACCTACCGGCAGTCCGCCGAGGTGTTGGTGGTGCTGTCGATCGGTGCCGCGGTCGTGGTGGTGAACCAGCCACTCGCGACGTTCCTCCAGGCCCGGGGCCACGAGAACGTGGTGGGGATCTGCACGGTCGGCACGGTGTCGCTGCAGTTGGTCGGGGTCTGTGTGACAGCCGGCCCGTTCGGCGCACAGGGCGCCGCCTGGTCGTACGGGGTGGGTCAGATCGCGCTGACCGTCCTGCTCGCCACGTACGCTTCGCTGCTGGTCCGGCGGCATCGGCGCGACGGCGCCCAGCAACCCGACCCGGGCGTGCGTGAGCCGGTACTGGCGGCGGATGCTCGGGGCACCGGCACCTGA
- a CDS encoding polysaccharide biosynthesis protein, with amino-acid sequence MTFLTTGRRVLITGGTGSFGRTMVRRLLDRDVAEIRVFSRDEAKQDEMRRLLGDERVRYHVGDVRDYDSVLRASRGIDHVFHAAALKQVPSCEFFPLEAVRTNILGSANVVEAAERNGVGSVVVLSTDKAVYPVNAMGMSKAMMEKVAQAHARNNPNSATTVSCVRYGNVMYSRGSVIPLFIEQIKAGRAPTVTDPTMTRFLMSLGESVELVEHAFQHARPGDIFIRKAAACTIGDLAEAVCELFNVPAKLDVIGVRHGEKLDETLASREELTQAEDFGEFLRVPLDARDLNYSLYVSEGELDEGPVEDFNSSNAPRLGVPEIIELLKRLPEVRAELALRDPVLAC; translated from the coding sequence GTGACTTTTTTGACCACCGGACGGCGGGTCCTCATCACCGGCGGAACGGGTTCGTTCGGCCGGACGATGGTCCGCCGACTTCTCGATCGGGACGTCGCTGAGATCCGGGTGTTCAGCCGGGACGAGGCCAAGCAGGACGAGATGCGCCGACTCCTCGGCGACGAACGCGTCCGCTACCACGTCGGGGACGTACGCGACTACGACTCGGTGTTGCGGGCCAGCCGTGGCATCGATCACGTGTTCCACGCGGCTGCCCTCAAGCAGGTGCCCTCCTGCGAGTTCTTTCCGCTCGAGGCGGTGCGGACGAACATCCTCGGCAGCGCGAACGTCGTCGAGGCAGCCGAGCGCAACGGTGTCGGCTCGGTGGTGGTGCTGAGCACGGACAAGGCCGTCTACCCGGTCAACGCGATGGGCATGAGCAAGGCGATGATGGAGAAGGTCGCGCAGGCGCACGCCCGCAACAATCCGAACAGCGCCACCACCGTCTCCTGCGTCCGGTACGGCAACGTCATGTACTCCCGCGGCTCGGTGATCCCGCTGTTCATCGAGCAGATCAAGGCCGGGCGGGCACCGACAGTCACCGACCCGACGATGACCCGCTTCCTGATGTCCCTCGGCGAGTCGGTGGAGCTGGTGGAGCACGCCTTCCAACACGCCCGCCCGGGTGACATCTTCATCCGCAAGGCGGCTGCCTGCACCATCGGTGACCTGGCCGAAGCGGTCTGCGAACTCTTCAACGTGCCGGCGAAGCTGGACGTCATCGGCGTCCGGCACGGCGAGAAGCTCGACGAGACGTTGGCCAGCCGGGAGGAGCTGACGCAGGCGGAGGATTTCGGCGAGTTCCTCCGGGTGCCGCTGGACGCCCGCGATCTGAACTACTCGCTCTACGTCTCCGAGGGAGAGCTGGACGAAGGGCCCGTCGAGGACTTCAACTCGTCCAATGCGCCTCGGTTGGGCGTACCGGAGATCATCGAACTGCTGAAGAGGTTGCCGGAGGTCCGCGCCGAGCTGGCCCTGCGGGACCCGGTGCTGGCGTGCTGA
- a CDS encoding capsular biosynthesis protein — protein MLRLALTGAGGFLGWHVRVLLRALGWPEPVIITRADLADPRVVGAKLCGVDRVLHLAGVNRGDPAEVAEGNRRIAAQLAAGLRAAADPPTCVVYANSVQAGNGTPYGDAKADAARILADARVPLDDVLLSNLYGEHGRPHYNSAVATFCRVLAEGGQPDVHTDREIALVHVTDAAARLVGVPAGGSWDPAMPALRLGVRELAERLAGLAATYRTGEIPVLTDRHLVRLFNTYRSHCFPTHYPLVLPRRADVRGELVETVKVHGGAGQTFSSTSHPGVTRGEHFHLAKVERFVVLRGTAEISLRRVCDTDVVRFPVSGDAPVAVDMPTMWVHKLVNIGDDELVTLFWTNELFDPARPDTWPEPVESRIPKPAVVAA, from the coding sequence GTGCTGAGACTCGCGTTGACCGGGGCCGGCGGATTCCTCGGCTGGCACGTGCGGGTGCTCCTGCGGGCGCTCGGTTGGCCGGAGCCGGTAATCATCACGCGCGCGGACCTGGCCGACCCTCGGGTGGTCGGTGCCAAGCTCTGCGGTGTCGACCGGGTGCTGCACCTCGCCGGCGTGAACCGCGGCGATCCGGCAGAGGTCGCCGAAGGTAACCGCCGCATCGCCGCGCAACTCGCCGCCGGCCTACGCGCCGCCGCGGATCCGCCGACCTGCGTCGTGTACGCGAACTCGGTGCAGGCCGGCAACGGCACACCGTACGGCGACGCCAAGGCGGACGCCGCGCGGATCCTCGCCGACGCCCGGGTGCCGCTGGACGACGTGCTGCTGTCCAACCTCTACGGCGAGCACGGCCGCCCGCACTACAACTCGGCGGTGGCGACGTTCTGCCGCGTGCTCGCCGAGGGTGGGCAGCCGGACGTCCACACCGATCGTGAGATCGCGCTGGTGCATGTGACCGACGCCGCGGCCCGGCTCGTCGGCGTGCCGGCGGGTGGTTCCTGGGATCCGGCCATGCCGGCGTTGCGGCTCGGCGTTCGTGAGCTGGCCGAACGTCTGGCCGGGCTGGCCGCCACCTACCGCACCGGCGAGATCCCGGTCCTGACTGACCGGCATCTCGTGCGGTTGTTCAACACCTACCGCTCGCACTGCTTCCCGACGCACTACCCGCTGGTACTGCCGCGCCGCGCCGACGTCCGCGGGGAGTTGGTGGAGACGGTCAAGGTGCACGGCGGCGCCGGGCAGACGTTCAGCTCCACCAGTCACCCGGGCGTTACCCGGGGCGAGCACTTCCACCTGGCGAAGGTGGAGCGGTTCGTGGTGTTGCGCGGCACCGCGGAGATCAGCCTGCGTCGGGTCTGCGACACCGACGTGGTGCGCTTTCCGGTCTCCGGCGACGCGCCGGTCGCCGTCGACATGCCCACCATGTGGGTGCACAAACTGGTCAATATCGGCGACGACGAACTGGTCACCCTGTTCTGGACCAACGAGCTGTTCGACCCGGCGCGTCCGGACACCTGGCCCGAACCGGTGGAGTCGCGGATTCCGAAACCCGCGGTGGTCGCCGCGTGA